The proteins below are encoded in one region of Paenibacillus albus:
- a CDS encoding MltG/YceG/YrrL family protein — MNKRTFLFGVGIGIIIGAALLQLMLIGERQVNSPDPLGTREDTSSGAVMYSQEELDKAVSDERQRVEAEAKEAAAVKQGSKATDDTADKDAGAKDATEAKPDVDKGKETSSNDTDGAAAAPEPKRIVLRIPPNTSVADAADILAAHSVIKDKKAFIDLMRTKLIRAGYFAFKGKLSLQQVGTILKSKPLDPSAAKREIDAAADNN, encoded by the coding sequence ATGAATAAACGGACGTTTCTATTCGGAGTCGGCATCGGTATCATAATTGGCGCAGCGTTGCTGCAGCTCATGCTCATTGGCGAGCGGCAGGTGAATAGTCCAGATCCGCTAGGCACGCGGGAGGACACAAGCAGCGGTGCGGTGATGTACTCGCAGGAGGAGCTGGATAAAGCCGTTTCGGATGAGCGACAGCGGGTTGAAGCAGAAGCGAAGGAAGCGGCTGCCGTCAAACAAGGCAGCAAAGCGACTGACGATACAGCTGACAAGGATGCTGGAGCGAAGGATGCTACCGAAGCAAAGCCCGATGTGGATAAAGGGAAGGAGACCAGCTCCAACGACACTGATGGAGCTGCTGCAGCTCCTGAACCAAAGCGCATCGTGCTTCGTATTCCGCCGAACACCAGCGTTGCTGACGCAGCCGATATCCTCGCAGCACACAGCGTTATTAAAGATAAGAAGGCATTCATTGACCTGATGCGTACGAAGCTAATACGTGCAGGCTATTTTGCTTTTAAGGGCAAGCTTTCGCTGCAGCAGGTCGGAACGATATTGAAGAGCAAACCGTTGGATCCGAGTGCTGCCAAGCGCGAAATAGATGCCGCTGCAGACAATAACTAG
- the rpsB gene encoding 30S ribosomal protein S2, which produces MAVISMKQLLEAGVHFGHQTRRWNPKMDRYIFTERNGIYIIDLQKTVKKVEEAYNFVRSIGEEGGTILFVGTKKQAQDSVKEEAERCGNFYINQRWLGGTLTNFQTIQKRIDRLKTLEKWEEDGTFDVLPKKEVIILRKEKDRLQKFLGGIKGMRGLPSALFIIDPRKERIAVAEARKLGIPIVGIVDTNCDPDEIDYVIPGNDDAIRAVKLLTAKMADAIVESRQGEVTTA; this is translated from the coding sequence ATGGCGGTAATTTCCATGAAACAGCTTCTAGAAGCTGGGGTACACTTCGGTCACCAAACTCGTCGTTGGAACCCTAAGATGGATCGTTATATCTTCACAGAACGTAACGGTATTTACATCATTGACTTGCAGAAAACAGTTAAGAAGGTAGAAGAAGCTTACAACTTCGTACGTTCGATCGGCGAAGAAGGCGGCACTATTCTCTTCGTAGGTACTAAGAAACAAGCACAAGATTCGGTGAAAGAAGAAGCAGAACGTTGCGGCAACTTCTACATCAATCAACGTTGGCTCGGCGGCACGCTGACTAACTTCCAAACGATTCAAAAACGTATCGACCGTCTTAAAACGCTTGAGAAATGGGAAGAGGACGGCACTTTCGACGTTCTTCCTAAGAAAGAAGTTATCATTCTCCGTAAAGAGAAAGATCGTCTTCAAAAATTCCTCGGCGGTATCAAAGGCATGAGAGGTTTGCCAAGCGCATTGTTCATCATCGACCCACGCAAAGAGCGTATCGCGGTTGCTGAAGCACGCAAACTTGGTATCCCAATTGTTGGTATCGTAGATACTAACTGTGATCCGGACGAAATCGACTACGTTATCCCAGGTAACGACGATGCAATCCGCGCAGTTAAATTGCTTACTGCGAAAATGGCTGATGCAATTGTTGAATCGCGTCAAGGCGAAGTAACAACTGCTTAA